One window from the genome of Nicotiana sylvestris chromosome 9, ASM39365v2, whole genome shotgun sequence encodes:
- the LOC138877169 gene encoding methylesterase 10-like: MEKIVKKHFVLVHGFCFGAWCWYKLVNLLQQTDHKVTALDLGASGINMKQLKEIVSITDYVQPLMDFMVSLPHDEKVILVGHSYGGLCISLAMEAFPQKISAAVFITAYMPNHKDPPALLIQEFFRRTSMESLIDCHFTFDQGVKNPPTSAIFGSQYMQANLYNHCQTEDLELAKMLIRPGKFFTEDMSKEGLLTQEKYGSVRRVYVLCHDDPVMEEEFQMYNIQKSPPHEVKYIAKAGHMVMISQPLKLSLCLQEIADNYH; the protein is encoded by the exons ATGGAGAAAATTGTGAAGAAGCATTTCGTTCTAGTTCATGGATTTTGCTTTGGCGCTTGGTGCTGGTACAAACTTGTCAACCTTTTGCAACAAACTGATCACAAAGTTACTGCTTTAGACCTTGGTGCTTCTGGGATTAATATGAAACAACTCAAAGAAATTGTTTCAATAACTGATTACGTTCAGCCATTGATGGATTTTATGGTTTCTTTGCCTCATGATGAAAAGGTTATTTTGGTGGGACATAGTTATGGTGGCCTTTGCATTTCTCTTGCTATGGAAGCTTTCCCTCAGAAAATCTCAGCAGCAGTTTTCATCACTGCTTATATGCCCAATCATAAAGATCCACCTGCACTTCTTATTCAAGAG TTCTTTAGGAGGACTTCAATGGAGTCACTCATAGATTGTCATTTCACATTCGACCAAGGAGTGAAAAATCCACCAACATCAGCTATTTTTGGCTCACAATACATGCAAGCTAATCTTTACAATCATTGCCAAACAGag GACTTGGAATTGGCAAAAATGCTGATAAGACCAGGTAAGTTCTTCACAGAAGATATGTCAAAGGAAGGGCTGCTGACACAAGAGAAATATGGGTCGGTGAGAAGAGTTTACGTGTTGTGCCATGATGATCCAGTCATGGAAGAAGAATTCCAAATGTATAATATTCAGAAGAGCCCTCCTCATGAAGTCAAATATATTGCCAAAGCTGGCCATATGGTCATGATATCCCAACCTCTGAAGCTTTCTCTCTGTCTGCAGGAAATTGCTGACAATTATCAttga